ACAAAAGATGGTGTTAAAATACCAGAAGAACCAGATGACTCAAACATAGTAGCACAAGGAGAAGGATGGGATACAAGATTAGTTGAAGTTAAAGGACATGATGATAATTGGATAGAGCCAGAAATTATTGGAGGATATCCACCAAAAGATGCAGACCTTGTCAATTGTCATTTTTCTTTTGGCATAAAAAACTACAAAGACTACGAAGGTACAAATTATACATTTAAAACAGAATGTATAAGCCATCCTCAATTAAATAAATATATAAAATATGACCCATGGGATGATGAAGATTTTATAGTAGACAATATTGAGATGTATACTCGTCACAGTGAAAACCTTATAGATTTTTATGGCACTTTGTATTCATTAAGAAGGTTTAATAGAGATGCTGACAATGTTCGTGATATAAAAACAGGTGAAAGAATACACCTTAAAGAAGGAGAAAAAATGCAATTTAAAACTACAATAAGTAATGGAAAAATGACTAAAGTATATATAACAAATGCTGAATTTAGAAACAAAGAATTTAGATATAATTAATACATTAGCTGGGGAAATTCCCCAGTTTTTATTTTAATTGCATATAATGAAAAAAAGGTTGTGATAAATTAAAAGGATTTTATGGGAAAAATTAAATTTAGTTGTATAGGCAATTAAAGTACCGTTTTTCAATTAAGAGTAGAAACGATATTTCGGAAAATTATATATATATATATATTAGATTAGATAATGAAGGGAACAAATAATATAAAAAAATTTACTCTTTAAAGCTGTATTCTATACTTACAATAGGAAAACATAGAGATTTTGTGATATAATATAGCCGTGAATTTTTTAAAAAGGAGAATATAAATGGGGGAAATAATATTAAATTCTTATGGTAAAATTAACTTAGCTTTAGATGTATTATATAAAAGAGATGACGGCTATCATGAAATAAAAACTATAATGCAGCAAATAGATTTAAAGGATACTATAATGTTAAGAGATATAGATGAAGGAATTATAATTGAATCTAATCAAAAAGGAGTTCCATTAGATAGCACTAATCTAGTATATAAAGCCTGGGAAGAGATGGTAAAAAAAACTGGGATAAATAGAGGAATTCATATTACAATAGATAAAAATATCCCAATTGCTGCAGGACTAGCAGGAGGAAGTTCCAATGCAGCAGCAACTATAAAGGGTTTAAATACTCTATGGGAATTAAATCTTTCCCAAGAAGAACTGATGGAAATAGGAGTTACTATAGGTGCTGATGTTCCATTTTGTATACAAGGTGGCACAGCTTATGCACAAGGTATAGGAGAAAAATTAACTCCACTAAATAAATTTTCAAACAAATTGGTATTGTTGGCTAACATAGATGTCTCCATACCTACTGCTTATGTATATGAAAGTTTAAATTTAGATGCTAAAGATAATAAGAAAGATATAAACAAATTAATTGAATATATACAAAAGGACAATTTACCATTATTAGCACAAAATATGTTTAATGTAATGGAAAAGGTAGTAGTTTCTAAATATCCAATTTTAGAGAAAATTAAAAGAACTATGATGGAACATGGAGCTTTAGGTAGTTTAATGAGTGGTAGTGGTCCTACAGTATTTGGATTGTTTGACAATGAATCTAAATTATATAGCTGTAAAAAAGAATTAGAAAAGTATGTAAACAAGATATTTGTTTGTAAAACTATATAGTCTTATTTAAACAAAATTAAATTATTAATGAATAAAAAAACCACTTTCTGCTAATTATATTAATAAATTGGCAGGAGGTGGTTTTTTGCCTAAATTTGTACATAGATTAAAGAGTATATTTGATAATTCAGTTCTAATATTTACAGTTGTAATTGGCGTGTTTATATTTTTAGTAGATGTTTCTAAATATAAAAAAACAAATTTAACAAAGGAATTAAAGATAGCAAAAATCATATCCTGGAGCTATATGATATTTGGTATTACGCTGTTTATACTATTTAAAATAATTTAGGAGATGAAACCTATGGATGCAATACAAAAAGATTTAAATAAAAATATACAAATTCTAAAGGAGATATTTAAAGATTGTGATGATATAGTTTATAGATTTATACAAATTGGAAAGAATAAAAAACAAATTTGTTTTGTATTCATAGATGGATTAATTGACAAGCAGTTAATAAGTGAATATGCTATTCAGCTTTTGCTTACTATAGATGAAAATGGGAATTTAGACGTGAATAAATTTAAGTCCAATTTATTAGATACTATAGCAAAGGAAGCTATTGCTGTGGTAGAAGTAGATGAAAAATCTCAAATGGGTGAAATAGTGGATAGTATATTATTTGGAGACACCATATTGTTAGTAGATGGAATAGCACAAGCTTTAGCCCTTTCATCTAGAGGTTGGTCTACTAGAGGGATAGCAGAGCCAGAAACTGAAACAGTAGTTAGAGGACCTAGAGACGGCTTTGGAGAAACATTAAAGATGAATACTGTATTAGTTAGAAGAAGAATAAGAGATCCTAACTTAAAGATAAAGAATCTTCAAATAGGCAGACGTTCTAAGACGGATATATCAGTAATGTATATTGAAGATATTGTAAATGATGAATTATTAAAAGAAGTATTTGAAAGATTAAATAAAATTGATATAGATGCAATACTAGATAGTGCTATGTTAGAACAACTGATAGAAGATAATTATATATCTCCACTACCTCAAATAGAAAACACAGAAAGACCAGATACAGTAGCTGCCTCTTTATATGAAGGAAGGATTGCTATACTAGTAGACAATACTCCTTTTGCACTTATAGTCCCTGCTACTGTGGGTACCCTATTACAATCAGCAGAGGACTATTACAGTAGATGGACTATATCTTCCTTCATAAGAATATTAAGACTACTAGCAGTTTTTTTAGTTACACTTTCTCCTGCATTGTACATAGCTATTACATCTTTTCATCCAGGAATTATTCCTACTCTCTTAACCTATTATGTTGCTGCTAGCAGAGTTAATGTACCTTTTTCAGCAGTAGTAGAGGCTTTTTTAATGGAAATTACTATAGAATTGTTGCGTGAAGCAGGTACTCGAATATCTGGTCCCATAGGAACTATTATAGGTATAGTAGGGGGGCTTATAATAGGTCAAGCAGCAGTAGAAGCTGCGATTGTAAGTCCTTTAATGATAATAATAGTAGCTATAACCACTGTAGCAGCATTTGCACTTCCTAGCTATGAATTTGCATCAGGATTAAGATTTTGTAGATTCATATTTATGATTTTAGCAGCTTTATTTGGATTATATGGAGTAATGCTTGGAGTAGTAATGTTATTTACTCATATGGCTCGTTTAAATAGTTTTGGTATTCCTTTTACTTCACCTTATTCTGGGCTAGGAATAGAAGAAGGAGATTTGAAGGATACCTTAATAAAATCTCCTATTCAAGATATGGAAAAAAGACCAGAATTTACATTCCCAAAAAACAGAAGAAGATTAAGGAGAAGGTGATAAAATGCAAAAAAATAAAATATCCAATATACAAATAAAAGCTTTAGTAATAACTTCGGTAGTAGGTGTAGGGATGTTATCTTTACCTAGTGATGTAGCTATGATAATGGGAAATGATGGATGGATGGGTATATTAATAGGAGGATTATTGAATATTCCTTTTATTATAATGATGAATAAAATATTTAAATTGGAACCAGGAAAAGATTTCTTTCAATTAGGGGAAGAAGTATTAAATCTAGTAGTATTTAAAATATTTTTAATAATAAATGTAGTTTATTTGATATTAATGCTTGGTTATACTAATAGAATTTTTGCAGATGTAATAAAAACATATTTATTGGAAACGACTCCAATAAGAGTTGTGTTTATAACTATGCTATTAGCAGCATCTTATATAGCTCGTTCTCCCATAGAGGTAATAGCAAGGATGGCAGTTATTATAAATCCAATTATAATTGGATTTATAATATTTTTAGTTATAATAAATATACCTCATATGGATATAACTGAAATATATCCTTTATTTCAAGTAAGCTATAGAGATATTCCGAAAGGAATTGTAACTGCACTTTTTTCATATACAGGATATGAAATAATACTATTGGCACTGCCTCAAGCAGAAGATAAAAAAAATACTTTGAAATACAGTATAAGTGGTATGTTAATAGTTATAGCCATATATTTAACAGTTTTTTTTATTTCCCTTTCTCAATATGGAATTCATCAATTAAAAAGAGAGATTTGGCCAACTATAGCTATTGTAAAGGAAATAGATTTACCAGGATATTTTTTGGAAAATTTAGACGGAATAGTAATGGCAGTATGGGTTATGGTTGTGTATGAGGTTTTAGGTTCTACTCTTCATCTTACAGGGAAAATGCTTTCAGGTATATTTAATACAAAAACCCATGATATATTTATATTGCCTTTATTGCCTATAATATACATAATATCCCTATTGCCTAAAAATTTAGTAGAAACGGAACAATATTTAGGAAACATATTAAATTATTTATCAGTAATTACAATTATGATAATTCCTACTATTATTTTTATAGCAACTTATATTAGTAATAGGAGGAAAAAGCAGTGAAAAAAAGAATTGTATTTTTTCTAATTTTAATATTGCTTACAATATTTTTGACTGGTTGTTGGGATATGATGGAGATAAATCAAAGACTTTTCATATCTAGTATAGGAGCGGATTTATATGACCATGAAGGTATGAATAAGCTTTTAGTAACTTATGTATATCCTAACATACATGCTATAGGTAAGAATGCAACTGAGGAAAAGAAAAAATATGTTATATCTACACCTTCTAGTAGCATATTTCAAGCAGGAAAAGAGTTTAGCGGTAATGTGGAATATCCTTGCTGTTATAAACATGTAAAAGTATTTATATTTGGAGAAGATGTAATCAAAGATGAAAATATAACAAGAGAAATAATTGATGAATTAAATAGAGATACTATGATAAATAAAAAAGTGTTTATATTGGTAGCTGATGATAAAGCTAAAGATATATTAGAATCTAAGGCTCCTCAAGTACAAATAACAGATGGTACCATATACAATATATTGAGAGATAATCGCAGTGCAAGTAGATTTACGCCTCAAACTTTAACTAATATGATATCTGACTTGGATTGTAATGGTGTTACTCTTATACCAAGAATAATTAAAAAAGGAAAAGAATTATCCATATCTGGTGCTGCCATAGTAAAAAATTATAAACTTGTAGGTTGGATTGGAGAAAAAGAAAATAGAGCAATAAGTCTTGTAAATGGTGCTGTAGGACGGGAGATAATGGATATAGTTTACAATGATAGTATATTATCTTATACTATTACTAAAATAGATGCTAATAAAAAAGTGGATATAGATGAAAATATAACAGCGAATATTTTTATAAGATTAGAAGGCTATATTCAAGGATATAAAATGGATATTGAAACTAATTTATTTAAAAATGAAATATTATTAGATATGGAAAAGGCTTTAGCGAAGGAGATTGAAAAGGAAATAAGAGAAACTTTATTTTTTATTCAAAAAAAACATAATGCAGATGTGATAGGAATTGGATCCCATATAAGAAAATTTCATCCTAAAACCTGGAAGAAAGTTGAAGACAACTGGGAAAACATATTTTCAGAGGTGAAATTTAATGTAACTGTAGATCCAATAATAAGAAGAACAGGTCTAACAAAATAAAAAAATAGTATAAAAAAACAATAATAGGAAATAATTAATAGTGCCAGAAGAAAAGTATATAGGAGGAATTTTAATGAAACATAAACGATTGACTCTTTGTTTAGTACTGTTAGTTATTTCTGCAGTATATTTAATATATCCTTATGCTAGTAAAAAAGATAAGGATGAAGAAAGTTTTAAAGATGAGATAATTCGTTTTCATATAAAAGCCAATAGCAATAAAGAAGAAGATCAAGCACTAAAACTCAAAATAAGAGATGAAATATTAAAGAAAATGGGAGATAAATTTGCAAATAGCAGATCCATAGAAGAAACTAGATATATAATATTAAATAATATAGATAACATCAAATCCATATCGGAAGATTTAATTGCCAAAGAAGGGAAGGATTTTTCTGTAGATGTCTCTTTAGGTAATAGAAAGTTTCCTACTAGAAAATATGGAAATATTATTTTCCCAGCAGGAGAATATGAAACACTTATGGTAAGCATAGGGGAAGGTAAAGGGCAGAATTGGTGGTGTGTTATGTTTCCTCCTTTGTGTTTTGTAGAGATTAGTCATGGTAATACAAGTAATCCAGAAAAGGTTTTAGGAAAAGTTTTATCAGAAGAAGAAGTATATAAGCTACAAGCTAATAAAGAATTAGAAGAGCCACCTATAATACTAAAATCGAAAATAATAGAAGTATTTGG
This portion of the Keratinibaculum paraultunense genome encodes:
- a CDS encoding spore germination protein, with protein sequence MDAIQKDLNKNIQILKEIFKDCDDIVYRFIQIGKNKKQICFVFIDGLIDKQLISEYAIQLLLTIDENGNLDVNKFKSNLLDTIAKEAIAVVEVDEKSQMGEIVDSILFGDTILLVDGIAQALALSSRGWSTRGIAEPETETVVRGPRDGFGETLKMNTVLVRRRIRDPNLKIKNLQIGRRSKTDISVMYIEDIVNDELLKEVFERLNKIDIDAILDSAMLEQLIEDNYISPLPQIENTERPDTVAASLYEGRIAILVDNTPFALIVPATVGTLLQSAEDYYSRWTISSFIRILRLLAVFLVTLSPALYIAITSFHPGIIPTLLTYYVAASRVNVPFSAVVEAFLMEITIELLREAGTRISGPIGTIIGIVGGLIIGQAAVEAAIVSPLMIIIVAITTVAAFALPSYEFASGLRFCRFIFMILAALFGLYGVMLGVVMLFTHMARLNSFGIPFTSPYSGLGIEEGDLKDTLIKSPIQDMEKRPEFTFPKNRRRLRRR
- a CDS encoding stalk domain-containing protein; translated protein: MKKRKTLILLVLFLLISTVIFAEAKTEVNKEQTSVILYINNKEVTFPDAQPFIVRGDDRTLVPIRFVAEDLGYKVDWDEENWFKGGNEDKKVTITNEGKTMELFIGQNYAYINGERKEYDTKPLIDGSRTFVPLRFIAENFDCEVDYKHNVKQKIMKIYITTKDGVKIPEEPDDSNIVAQGEGWDTRLVEVKGHDDNWIEPEIIGGYPPKDADLVNCHFSFGIKNYKDYEGTNYTFKTECISHPQLNKYIKYDPWDDEDFIVDNIEMYTRHSENLIDFYGTLYSLRRFNRDADNVRDIKTGERIHLKEGEKMQFKTTISNGKMTKVYITNAEFRNKEFRYN
- a CDS encoding GerAB/ArcD/ProY family transporter, whose translation is MQKNKISNIQIKALVITSVVGVGMLSLPSDVAMIMGNDGWMGILIGGLLNIPFIIMMNKIFKLEPGKDFFQLGEEVLNLVVFKIFLIINVVYLILMLGYTNRIFADVIKTYLLETTPIRVVFITMLLAASYIARSPIEVIARMAVIINPIIIGFIIFLVIINIPHMDITEIYPLFQVSYRDIPKGIVTALFSYTGYEIILLALPQAEDKKNTLKYSISGMLIVIAIYLTVFFISLSQYGIHQLKREIWPTIAIVKEIDLPGYFLENLDGIVMAVWVMVVYEVLGSTLHLTGKMLSGIFNTKTHDIFILPLLPIIYIISLLPKNLVETEQYLGNILNYLSVITIMIIPTIIFIATYISNRRKKQ
- a CDS encoding CLC_0170 family protein, with amino-acid sequence MPKFVHRLKSIFDNSVLIFTVVIGVFIFLVDVSKYKKTNLTKELKIAKIISWSYMIFGITLFILFKII
- a CDS encoding Ger(x)C family spore germination protein; its protein translation is MKKRIVFFLILILLTIFLTGCWDMMEINQRLFISSIGADLYDHEGMNKLLVTYVYPNIHAIGKNATEEKKKYVISTPSSSIFQAGKEFSGNVEYPCCYKHVKVFIFGEDVIKDENITREIIDELNRDTMINKKVFILVADDKAKDILESKAPQVQITDGTIYNILRDNRSASRFTPQTLTNMISDLDCNGVTLIPRIIKKGKELSISGAAIVKNYKLVGWIGEKENRAISLVNGAVGREIMDIVYNDSILSYTITKIDANKKVDIDENITANIFIRLEGYIQGYKMDIETNLFKNEILLDMEKALAKEIEKEIRETLFFIQKKHNADVIGIGSHIRKFHPKTWKKVEDNWENIFSEVKFNVTVDPIIRRTGLTK
- the spoIIR gene encoding stage II sporulation protein R, encoding MKHKRLTLCLVLLVISAVYLIYPYASKKDKDEESFKDEIIRFHIKANSNKEEDQALKLKIRDEILKKMGDKFANSRSIEETRYIILNNIDNIKSISEDLIAKEGKDFSVDVSLGNRKFPTRKYGNIIFPAGEYETLMVSIGEGKGQNWWCVMFPPLCFVEISHGNTSNPEKVLGKVLSEEEVYKLQANKELEEPPIILKSKIIEVFGKTKNNIVNKFLRNIEATTSKN
- the ispE gene encoding 4-(cytidine 5'-diphospho)-2-C-methyl-D-erythritol kinase, whose amino-acid sequence is MGEIILNSYGKINLALDVLYKRDDGYHEIKTIMQQIDLKDTIMLRDIDEGIIIESNQKGVPLDSTNLVYKAWEEMVKKTGINRGIHITIDKNIPIAAGLAGGSSNAAATIKGLNTLWELNLSQEELMEIGVTIGADVPFCIQGGTAYAQGIGEKLTPLNKFSNKLVLLANIDVSIPTAYVYESLNLDAKDNKKDINKLIEYIQKDNLPLLAQNMFNVMEKVVVSKYPILEKIKRTMMEHGALGSLMSGSGPTVFGLFDNESKLYSCKKELEKYVNKIFVCKTI